The genomic region TGCGACTATTATAGCAAATACCCACTCTATTGATTCTGCAAGCCTTGGTGGGCGCAGAGAGGGAGCATTAACGAAGAGAAGTAAAATAAGCGAACGATCTAATACTCTAGAAGAATTACTTAATAATCCAAACGTTTCTAAAGATGCTCAGCAACGTCTGTCTGTGTTTTTCTATGATCTCGACAAAGGCCTCGCAAATGCAATATCAGTCCTTAAGCCAAAGTCGCCTATCGTACTCACACTTGGAAATAGATGTGTAAGCAATCAAAAAGTCAGAATGGATAAAATAGTTGAAGAGTTGCTTATTGCTCAAGGTTGTGAATTTATAGATATTCATGACCGTGCAATACCAACAAAACGGATGGCGCACCGGAATCAGACTGCTGGAACTATGCTTACTGAGACGCTCCTTATTATGCGAGGTCCGAAGTTATGAGACAAAATGCCTTTTTCAGAGTAGATGCAAGTCTGATGCAGCAACTGGGTGCTAGCTTGATAACTGACGATATGTCAGCATTAATCGAGTTAATTAAGAATGCTTATGATGCCGACGCCACCAATGTGAAAATAATTATTGAATCACCTGACCGTATTGTTGTTGAAGATAATGGTCATGGTATGAATGAGAAAATTATCGAAAGAGGATGGCTTACATTATCAAATTCCCTGAAGTTGGAACAGAAAAATAAAGGAATTCTAACGGCAAAACAAAAGAGAACTCCATTGGGAGATAAAGGCCTTGGTCGCCTGAGCACACAAAGGCTAGGAAATCGCCTAAGAATTGAAACCTGCCCCGAAGATTCAGATCAACGATTTGCGGTTGAAATTGATTGGTCCACATTCAAAGCTGGTTCTGAACTCGGTTCAATCCCCGTGGATTTTGAAGTGTTAGATCGTAGCAATAAGAGACCAGGAACTAAGCTAATTATAACAGAGCTTTCGGATCCTGAACACTGGACGAGATTAAAAACTGAAGATTTGAAACTTAGCTTAGCGTCTTTAGTCTCTCCATATTCCGAAGTCGCTCGGTTTCGTTTGCAGGCATTTCTAAATGGAATTGAGGTCTCTCCAAGTTTATTAAGTTCGAACATAAGGAAGGCCGCATGGCAACATTTGGATTTTGTATTTGATGGAAATACTTTAGAGTCATCAGGGCGAATAAAATCACAATCGTTACGCGGCACTACTAAAAAGGCTAAAGAGGATTATGAACGATATTTTCAATCAGATAGTGGGGCAGGGTTTCTAAAGTTCATTTTATCAGATAAAAAATCTTCTTCATATCGTATTGTCAAATCTGAATCAAAATTCTATTTTATAGAATTTTTAGTATCAAGAGAATTTCTTGATATTATTTCTGGTCAGAATCTTAGCAACCCTGGGAATTTTTCTGGAGAAGTTGATTCGTTTTCCTTACAGTCGCAAGGTAGTGCGGATGTTATGGAGGAAAACGATATATTCAATTCAGCCAGTGCTGCAAGACAGCTAGTAAAGGATTTGAGTGGTATAAGAGTATATAGAGATGGATTTGTTATTCGTACTGAGCATGATTGGCTGAAATTAGGGGAAGGCCAAACAAGTGGCTCTTCTTTTTACGGGCTTCGCCCTTTTAATACAATGGGATACGTAGCTCTCAGTGCGATACACAACTCTAAATTGAGAGAAACAACTGATAGAGAAGGATTTATTGATGATCCGTATTACAGGGCATTCTTTCAAATTTTACGGTCATTTTTAAAAACATCGAATGATGTAATTGAGCATATCCGCCGTACATGGACTTCATATATAAAAGAGCAGGAAATGGTGAGGCATGAACTACCGAGCCGCGATCCAAAAATTATTGAGGATAGGCTGAATGACTCATTCGAGCGTGTCGGCGATGCAAAGATCCTATTAGGTCAAGCATCTAAAGCAATTTTAGCATCTGTAGAGGAGGATGCCAAATCACTATTTCCTAACGATCCGAAGACGGCTAGTAGGATGAATGATGTACAGGAGTTGCTCGCTCAAGCATCTGAGACTCTCGATACCGTCAGTGCGCGTGGTGGTCTCGGCGGTTTACTAGTAGCTGAGCTGAATTCGCTTAATACACGTATCAGTGAAGTGTATGAACTTGTTAGCTTAGGAATTACTGCTGAAGTCCTATCGCACGATATAAGTGTAATCTTAGAACGCCTTTCGCTGGAGACAAACAATATTCAAAAACACGCACAATCATCAAATCTTAACGATTTAAAGATCCTGCGTTTTTTTGAAGTTGTAAGATCAACAGTTAGTGCACTCGAGAAACAGTTAGGTCATCTCGACCCGGCCCTCAAATATGCACGCGAAAAACGAGAAGGATTTTTGTCCTCTGAACTTATTACTGAATGCGAATCCTATTATCGTCAGCGGTTGGTTAAAAATAATATATTGTTAGCCGTATTCATTAATATAGACTTTTCTATATTAATGAACAAAGGTAAACTAATCCAAATTCTTGATAACTTAGTGTTGAATTCCGAATATTGGATCACTAAATCTTTTGATGATAATAAGCAAGCTGGACAGGTTATAATAACTGTTGAAAAGCCATGTATAATAATTTCAGATTCCGGCCCTGGTATCGAACCTGCGTTTGAGGAAACTCTCTTTGATCCATTTATTACTGCTAAACCGGCCGGCGAAGGACGCGGACTTGGCTTATTCATCGCGACACAATTGCTAGAACTAGACGGATGCTCGATAAATTTGTTAGCGGAAAAAAATAATCAAGGGCGACGATTTCGCATTGCCGTCAATCTTGAAGGAGTCTTGCTAGATGCCTGATGCTAATGGAACTAAATTCCAGACGACGCTTGTCGAGTTAGGTATTAGACGAGTGATCTGTGTGGATGATGTATACGATAATAGATTTGATATCGAAAGTATTGTTGCTTGGAGCAGCAGTTCGGCAAATAAAACTTTCATGGCCGCTGTTCTTGAAAAGCTTGATTGTAATATTGATTTATCTTCTGAAACGGCTATTCCCGAACTTCGGCAGGCAATAATTGACAACACCATCAATTCTGCTGAAATACAAGCCAGTATTGATCGACAACGTCTAAAGAAAAATGCGCCTGGTAGTCTGAATGAGAACGAGATACAGATACTTACAGACCGCAGTGTCCTTAGCAGACTTGATGGAATCTTATTAGGATTTCCTGATTTTCAACGTTTAAGTCCTAGACAATGGATAGAAAATAAAGACGATATTCTTAATTCTTTGGATAAAATTAATACATTATTCATATTTGACGAGAACCTCGGATTAGGCGTCCCATCTGGCAGTGATTTTATTCGTGAAATCACCATTTTGAATAGTGGAAATAATGCATTGTTTGGATTGTTGTCTTATACTATTATTCCTGGAACCGAACACGACATAACACGTAAATTCCAACAAGACAATATTGCTGCAACTGCGATCCCAAAACGCGACCTCTCTAATACAACTGGAGTTGAAAAATTGCAGTTAAGACTACGCGCAGCTGTTCTGTGGAGAGAGTCGAAAGACTTAAGAGTAACCTGTCAAAATGCTATACAATCTGCAAGTTTAACTGCTTATGAACGTGTAAATGATCTAACCACTTTAGAATTTGACGAAGTAGTTTTTCAGTCTTCATACTATGAAGGTGTTCACGAAATGGACACTCTTGTGCGTATTTATACTAACGCCTTCGCTGCTTCCCTTAGAGAAAAACTCAGATCAAATACTAATGCGCTCAATAATATCGATAATCTTCGTAGCTTTCGAGGGGATCAAGATAAATTAGATAGTGCCGGTTCGACTGCTT from Capsulimonas corticalis harbors:
- a CDS encoding sensor histidine kinase — its product is MRQNAFFRVDASLMQQLGASLITDDMSALIELIKNAYDADATNVKIIIESPDRIVVEDNGHGMNEKIIERGWLTLSNSLKLEQKNKGILTAKQKRTPLGDKGLGRLSTQRLGNRLRIETCPEDSDQRFAVEIDWSTFKAGSELGSIPVDFEVLDRSNKRPGTKLIITELSDPEHWTRLKTEDLKLSLASLVSPYSEVARFRLQAFLNGIEVSPSLLSSNIRKAAWQHLDFVFDGNTLESSGRIKSQSLRGTTKKAKEDYERYFQSDSGAGFLKFILSDKKSSSYRIVKSESKFYFIEFLVSREFLDIISGQNLSNPGNFSGEVDSFSLQSQGSADVMEENDIFNSASAARQLVKDLSGIRVYRDGFVIRTEHDWLKLGEGQTSGSSFYGLRPFNTMGYVALSAIHNSKLRETTDREGFIDDPYYRAFFQILRSFLKTSNDVIEHIRRTWTSYIKEQEMVRHELPSRDPKIIEDRLNDSFERVGDAKILLGQASKAILASVEEDAKSLFPNDPKTASRMNDVQELLAQASETLDTVSARGGLGGLLVAELNSLNTRISEVYELVSLGITAEVLSHDISVILERLSLETNNIQKHAQSSNLNDLKILRFFEVVRSTVSALEKQLGHLDPALKYAREKREGFLSSELITECESYYRQRLVKNNILLAVFINIDFSILMNKGKLIQILDNLVLNSEYWITKSFDDNKQAGQVIITVEKPCIIISDSGPGIEPAFEETLFDPFITAKPAGEGRGLGLFIATQLLELDGCSINLLAEKNNQGRRFRIAVNLEGVLLDA